In Endozoicomonas sp. GU-1, one DNA window encodes the following:
- the cysM gene encoding cysteine synthase CysM, with the protein MEYPTIESIIGNTPLVRLQRMQGKSSNTILLKLEGQNPAGSVKDRPALSMIAEAERRNAISPGDTLIEATSGNTGIALAMAAAVRGYRMILIMPDNMSAERRAAMSAYGAELILVSNGMEGARDKALEMQQQGLGKVLNQFANPDNPLAHYGTTGPEIWQQTQGTVTHFISSMGTTGTIMGTSRYLKAKNPAIQIVGLQPEQGAQIPGIRRWSPEYLPAIFHRSAVDEVMDIGQTEAEECMRRLAREEGIFCGVSSGGAVAAALRLSKSVAHATIVAIICDRGDRYLSTGVFLP; encoded by the coding sequence ATGGAATATCCGACAATAGAGTCGATTATTGGCAACACCCCGCTGGTTCGTCTGCAGCGTATGCAGGGGAAGAGTTCAAATACCATACTACTGAAACTGGAAGGACAAAATCCGGCCGGTTCCGTGAAAGACCGACCAGCCCTGTCCATGATCGCCGAGGCGGAACGCCGCAATGCCATCAGCCCGGGGGACACATTAATTGAAGCCACCAGTGGCAATACCGGTATAGCGCTCGCCATGGCAGCGGCCGTCCGCGGTTACCGGATGATCCTTATTATGCCGGACAATATGAGCGCCGAGCGTCGTGCAGCAATGAGTGCTTATGGAGCAGAACTGATTCTGGTCAGCAATGGCATGGAGGGTGCCCGGGATAAAGCGTTGGAAATGCAGCAACAGGGCCTGGGCAAAGTACTTAACCAGTTTGCCAATCCGGATAATCCCCTGGCGCATTACGGGACCACCGGGCCTGAAATCTGGCAGCAGACTCAGGGTACGGTCACGCATTTTATCAGTTCCATGGGCACTACCGGGACGATAATGGGAACCTCCCGTTATCTGAAAGCGAAGAATCCTGCCATTCAGATCGTTGGCCTGCAACCGGAACAGGGAGCTCAGATACCAGGCATCCGTCGTTGGAGTCCCGAATACCTGCCTGCGATTTTTCACCGTTCCGCCGTTGATGAGGTGATGGATATTGGTCAGACAGAAGCTGAAGAATGCATGAGGCGGCTGGCCCGGGAAGAAGGCATATTCTGCGGTGTTTCTTCAGGGGGAGCCGTTGCTGCTGCCCTGAGACTGTCAAAAAGCGTAGCGCATGCCACCATTGTGGCGATTATCTGTGACCGTGGTGATCGTTATCTTTCCACGGGCGTATTTCTGCCATAG
- the rlmD gene encoding 23S rRNA (uracil(1939)-C(5))-methyltransferase RlmD: MRFKRAASTPVIIHEDVRIDGLSHDGRGIARYHGKTLFIDGALPGETVRVRVLEDKRRFINARVTEVLSASPERREPACAHFRQCGGCSLQYWSHEGQLDSKQYIVLDQLRRFARVVPEHIEEPLVSPPYGYRHRCRFAIRWRKGRLSLGFREKGSNAICDINECPILAEPLQDMPVLLKSFLPTLTGREAISHVECFLAEQGRGLLLRHIRPLSQEDQTLLTAFASAHQLLLYLQDSPENIRLLYPARSDDDAAVALHYSLPEPGVQLYFRPQDFTQVNRVINQAMVEQAIQWLAPKASDKVLDLFCGLGNFSLPLAKKSGHVTGVEGSPGSVAQASRNAGLNGLSNVSFHCADLASDFTTESWAKEHYDIVVLDPPRAGADFMIEQLASLLPDRLLYISCNPATLARDAGSLVSHGFRLERLCVMDMFPQTSHVESMALFVRS, translated from the coding sequence ATGCGCTTTAAACGTGCTGCCTCAACCCCTGTTATTATTCATGAGGATGTGCGTATTGACGGGCTTTCCCATGATGGTCGCGGGATTGCCCGCTACCATGGGAAGACCCTCTTTATTGACGGTGCACTGCCGGGCGAAACCGTTCGTGTCCGGGTTCTGGAAGACAAACGTCGTTTTATCAATGCCCGTGTCACAGAAGTGCTGTCGGCATCACCCGAGCGCCGTGAGCCTGCCTGCGCCCATTTTCGTCAGTGCGGAGGCTGCAGCCTGCAGTACTGGTCCCACGAAGGGCAGCTTGACAGCAAGCAGTACATCGTTCTCGATCAGTTAAGGCGATTTGCCCGGGTTGTGCCTGAGCACATTGAAGAACCACTGGTTTCTCCCCCCTACGGCTATCGTCATCGTTGCCGTTTTGCCATCCGCTGGCGTAAAGGCAGACTGAGCCTTGGTTTTCGGGAAAAGGGCAGTAATGCCATCTGTGACATTAATGAATGCCCCATACTGGCAGAGCCTTTGCAGGATATGCCCGTACTGCTGAAGTCATTTTTGCCAACGTTAACCGGCCGGGAAGCCATTTCCCACGTGGAGTGCTTTCTGGCAGAGCAGGGGCGCGGGTTACTGCTGCGTCATATTCGTCCTCTGTCTCAGGAAGACCAAACCCTGTTGACAGCGTTTGCTTCTGCCCATCAGCTGTTGCTGTACCTGCAGGATAGTCCGGAGAACATCCGGCTTTTATATCCTGCCAGATCTGACGACGATGCCGCCGTTGCATTGCATTACTCGCTGCCTGAACCGGGGGTGCAGCTGTACTTCCGGCCACAGGACTTTACCCAGGTCAACCGGGTGATTAATCAGGCGATGGTTGAGCAGGCTATCCAGTGGCTTGCTCCGAAGGCATCCGATAAAGTGCTTGACCTGTTCTGTGGCCTGGGTAATTTCTCTCTGCCACTGGCGAAAAAGTCAGGCCATGTGACGGGGGTTGAGGGTTCACCGGGTTCAGTTGCCCAGGCGTCAAGAAATGCCGGTCTGAATGGTTTGAGTAATGTAAGTTTTCACTGCGCAGACCTGGCCAGTGATTTCACCACTGAGTCCTGGGCAAAAGAGCATTACGATATAGTGGTTCTCGACCCCCCAAGGGCCGGTGCGGATTTTATGATTGAGCAACTGGCCAGTTTATTGCCTGACCGACTGTTGTATATTTCCTGCAATCCGGCAACCCTTGCCAGGGATGCAGGCAGTCTGGTCTCCCATGGCTTCAGGCTTGAGCGTTTGTGTGTAATGGATATGTTTCCGCAAACTTCTCATGTTGAGTCCATGGCGCTTTTTGTCAGGTCATAG
- the relA gene encoding GTP diphosphokinase — MVKVREDQPQLYDGSVDLGAWLNRLQERYGVGDTDSLREACELAQQAELLALQRSLESEETVWPTGKGCFRTGLEMAEILAELKLDMDTLVAAVLYRAVRETKLSLDQVEENFGKVVAGLIKDVQGMAAISNIQNPRKQVLDHRQDQLEKVRKMLVSIIDDVRVALIKLAERTCAIRAVQHASKEKRQRVAREVFEIYAPLAHRLGIGYIKWELEDLSFRYLKPQDYKKIARLLDGKRLDRQKYITNVVDALKASLSDARIEGDVSGRVKHIYSIWRKMKRKNVDFRDLYDIRAVRILTNEVRDCYAALGVVHSLWNHIPKEFDDYIATPKENGYRSLHTAVFGPEGKTLEVQIRTHDMHEEAELGVCAHWKYKGTDVNSRSDSYEEKISWLRQVMEWHEDLGDLGELGGQWRADVEPDRIYVFTKDGHVVDLSVGATPIDFAYRIHSEVGSRCRGAKVAGRIVPLTHKLKTGDQVEILTAPNAHPSRDWLNPDLGYVTTSRARAKITSWFKKQDRDANIADGQSLLELELKRQALQSVNYPELAQAVNCLSPDDMFAGIGAGDIKLRHVVSLAQKQVAPEEEKTFEIRTKPQQERLSDSTITIDGVGNLLTQMAGCCQPVPGDPIIGYITVGRGVTIHREDCNTALSLRSREPERLIEVNWGTRPDYSYPVDVIITAYDRPGLLRDITVVLANDKVNVLSMQTRTSKEEHLASMLLTMEVPSLESLGRILAKVSQLPNVIDAVRHRKMS, encoded by the coding sequence ATGGTCAAGGTCAGAGAGGATCAGCCCCAGCTCTACGACGGCAGTGTCGACCTGGGTGCCTGGCTGAATCGCCTGCAGGAACGTTACGGCGTTGGTGATACGGATAGTCTGAGGGAGGCCTGTGAGCTGGCCCAACAGGCTGAGCTGCTGGCATTGCAGCGGTCTCTCGAATCTGAAGAAACAGTCTGGCCTACGGGAAAAGGGTGTTTCCGGACCGGTCTGGAAATGGCCGAGATTCTGGCCGAGCTGAAACTGGATATGGATACCCTGGTTGCTGCGGTCCTCTATCGGGCTGTCCGAGAAACCAAGCTCTCTCTTGACCAGGTGGAAGAGAATTTTGGCAAGGTGGTTGCCGGTCTGATCAAAGACGTTCAGGGCATGGCGGCCATCAGCAATATCCAGAACCCGAGAAAGCAGGTTCTCGATCATCGTCAGGACCAGCTGGAAAAAGTTCGCAAGATGCTGGTGTCCATTATTGACGATGTCCGTGTTGCCCTGATCAAACTGGCTGAGCGCACCTGCGCTATCCGGGCTGTTCAGCATGCCAGTAAGGAGAAACGTCAGCGGGTTGCCAGGGAGGTGTTTGAAATTTATGCGCCGCTGGCCCATCGGCTGGGTATTGGTTATATCAAGTGGGAGCTGGAAGATCTCTCCTTCCGTTACCTTAAACCCCAGGACTATAAGAAAATTGCCAGGCTACTGGATGGCAAACGACTGGATCGCCAGAAATACATTACCAACGTCGTAGATGCCCTGAAAGCGTCGCTGTCGGATGCACGGATTGAGGGGGATGTCAGTGGCCGGGTAAAGCATATCTACAGTATCTGGCGGAAGATGAAACGGAAAAACGTCGATTTCCGTGATCTCTACGATATTCGTGCGGTCCGTATTCTCACCAATGAAGTCCGTGACTGTTATGCGGCACTGGGGGTGGTGCACTCGCTCTGGAATCATATTCCCAAGGAATTTGATGATTACATTGCCACTCCGAAAGAGAATGGCTACCGCTCCCTGCACACGGCGGTGTTTGGCCCTGAAGGCAAAACCCTTGAAGTTCAGATACGCACCCATGATATGCATGAGGAAGCAGAGCTGGGTGTTTGCGCACACTGGAAGTACAAGGGCACTGACGTTAATAGCCGCAGTGACAGCTACGAGGAAAAAATTTCCTGGCTGCGTCAGGTGATGGAGTGGCATGAAGACCTTGGTGATCTGGGTGAGCTGGGTGGTCAGTGGCGTGCGGATGTCGAGCCAGACCGAATCTATGTGTTTACCAAAGATGGGCATGTGGTTGATCTGTCGGTGGGAGCCACCCCGATCGATTTTGCCTACCGGATTCACTCAGAAGTGGGCAGCCGCTGCAGAGGCGCAAAAGTTGCCGGTCGTATTGTCCCGTTAACCCATAAACTGAAAACCGGCGATCAGGTGGAAATCCTTACTGCTCCCAATGCCCACCCCAGCCGGGACTGGCTGAACCCTGATCTTGGTTATGTCACCACCAGTCGTGCCAGGGCCAAGATCACCAGCTGGTTCAAAAAACAGGATCGGGACGCCAATATCGCCGATGGTCAGAGCCTGCTGGAATTGGAGCTTAAGCGTCAGGCGTTGCAGAGTGTTAATTACCCGGAGCTTGCCCAGGCGGTTAACTGCCTGTCACCGGATGATATGTTTGCCGGTATCGGTGCCGGTGACATAAAACTTCGCCATGTGGTTTCCCTGGCACAGAAGCAGGTTGCGCCGGAAGAGGAGAAGACGTTTGAAATTCGCACCAAACCACAACAGGAACGGTTATCGGACAGCACCATTACCATTGATGGTGTCGGTAATCTGCTGACTCAGATGGCGGGTTGCTGCCAGCCGGTGCCGGGGGATCCGATCATCGGTTATATCACCGTTGGCCGTGGTGTAACCATTCACCGGGAAGACTGTAACACGGCGCTCTCTTTGCGCAGTCGTGAGCCGGAGCGCCTGATAGAAGTTAACTGGGGAACCCGTCCGGACTACAGTTACCCGGTTGATGTTATCATTACGGCTTATGACCGCCCGGGCCTGTTAAGAGATATTACCGTGGTATTGGCTAACGATAAGGTGAATGTTCTGTCTATGCAGACCCGGACCAGCAAGGAAGAGCATTTAGCCAGCATGCTGCTGACTATGGAAGTTCCCAGTCTGGAGAGCCTGGGACGCATCCTGGCCAAGGTCAGTCAGTTGCCCAATGTTATCGATGCTGTTCGTCATCGTAAAATGAGTTAA
- the mazG gene encoding nucleoside triphosphate pyrophosphohydrolase has translation MSHSIDDLITLMARLRDREHGCPWDLKQTFATIAPYTLEEACEVAEAIEREDYDNLKEELGDLLFQVIFHAQMARENGFFDFADISEGILAKLLRRHPHVFPDGSLESFATEQQLTPEQVKQTWEEIKAEEKTLKGPKESHSAMPDDLPTMLPTLQRAEKIQAAAARVGFDWPEPEPVFDKIHEELDEIRVARSESQERISEEVGDLLFACVNLARHLGVDADMALRKACHKFDHRFRKMEALATEHEERFEQLTLEEMESYWQQCKQ, from the coding sequence TTGTCACATTCCATTGATGATCTGATTACTTTGATGGCCAGACTCAGAGATAGAGAACATGGTTGTCCATGGGATCTGAAACAGACTTTCGCCACCATTGCCCCCTACACACTGGAAGAGGCCTGCGAAGTTGCCGAAGCCATTGAGCGGGAAGATTACGACAATCTGAAAGAAGAGCTGGGTGACCTGTTATTTCAGGTGATTTTCCATGCCCAGATGGCCAGAGAAAACGGCTTTTTTGACTTTGCCGACATCAGTGAGGGGATATTGGCAAAATTGCTGCGCCGACATCCCCATGTCTTTCCTGATGGAAGTCTGGAGTCGTTTGCTACCGAACAACAGCTGACGCCTGAACAGGTCAAGCAGACGTGGGAGGAAATAAAGGCCGAAGAAAAAACACTGAAAGGCCCCAAAGAGAGTCACTCAGCCATGCCTGATGATTTGCCGACAATGCTGCCAACCTTGCAGCGTGCTGAAAAAATTCAGGCAGCAGCGGCCAGAGTGGGTTTTGACTGGCCGGAGCCAGAGCCGGTGTTTGACAAGATTCACGAAGAGCTGGATGAAATCCGTGTCGCCAGAAGTGAAAGTCAGGAGCGGATTTCGGAAGAGGTGGGTGACCTGTTATTTGCCTGTGTCAATCTTGCCCGGCACCTCGGTGTTGATGCCGATATGGCATTGCGTAAAGCCTGCCATAAATTTGATCATCGGTTCCGGAAAATGGAAGCTCTTGCTACGGAACATGAGGAACGTTTTGAACAGCTGACGCTGGAAGAGATGGAGAGCTACTGGCAGCAGTGTAAACAATGA
- a CDS encoding type IV pili methyl-accepting chemotaxis transducer N-terminal domain-containing protein produces the protein MLNQIFKISGLLSILFTLVITSLPAAATINDAEAINKAGRQRMLSQRIAKSYIMIGSDVNPDQATADLDTSMALFEQQFLELMDYAPNDQIRNSLNDAAITWQEFRLKVLETPTREKALTILALSDELLARSETVVKTITEHAGHKAGQLVNISGRQRMLSQRIAKLYITRAWGVKDLSVDQSLDLAIDEFGSALTTLRQSELNSSDIKQKLAKVQSQWDFTNAGFKISHQGHFVPTVVSVTTESILKKMNALTYDYEQLMIKSNG, from the coding sequence ATGTTAAATCAGATTTTCAAGATTTCAGGCCTGCTCAGCATCCTGTTCACTCTGGTCATAACTTCGCTGCCTGCAGCGGCAACCATCAATGATGCAGAAGCCATTAACAAGGCAGGTCGCCAGCGAATGCTCAGTCAGAGGATCGCTAAAAGTTACATTATGATTGGCTCCGATGTAAATCCGGATCAAGCGACAGCTGACCTGGATACCAGTATGGCCCTGTTCGAGCAGCAATTTCTTGAACTTATGGATTACGCCCCTAACGATCAGATTCGCAACAGCTTGAATGATGCCGCCATCACCTGGCAGGAGTTCCGTTTAAAAGTCCTTGAGACCCCAACGCGCGAAAAAGCGTTGACCATTCTGGCACTGAGTGATGAACTTCTGGCTCGCAGTGAAACCGTGGTTAAAACCATTACTGAACACGCCGGACATAAAGCCGGTCAACTGGTGAATATTTCCGGCCGACAGCGAATGCTCAGTCAGCGTATCGCCAAGCTCTATATTACCCGGGCATGGGGCGTTAAGGATCTGTCGGTTGATCAATCTTTGGATCTGGCCATTGATGAATTTGGCAGCGCACTGACAACGCTCCGTCAATCAGAGTTGAACTCCAGTGATATCAAACAAAAGCTGGCGAAAGTCCAGAGCCAGTGGGATTTTACCAATGCCGGATTCAAAATCAGTCACCAGGGCCATTTTGTTCCCACCGTGGTCTCAGTAACAACCGAATCGATTTTGAAAAAAATGAACGCCCTGACCTACGACTATGAACAGCTAATGATAAAATCCAATGGCTGA
- a CDS encoding GNAT family N-acetyltransferase, protein MTECAVHTVEELSPIAFPLVNRFFKENGHKGKASGEERVWVARCLKGNIIAGLRASPKSNGYLLRSVQVASHAQRKGIGSFFLSEVLKDLNAVNCWCYPYVHLTLFYQRAGFFSPEPTSVPSDILAPYLRYRQQGHTFLLMARCPKRPEISSSRSNRCYSINMQSRPAINQHTPAFYQS, encoded by the coding sequence GTGACTGAGTGTGCTGTGCATACCGTTGAGGAACTCAGCCCCATTGCCTTTCCCCTGGTTAACCGCTTTTTTAAAGAGAACGGGCACAAGGGAAAAGCGTCGGGTGAGGAGCGGGTCTGGGTAGCCCGCTGTTTGAAGGGAAACATTATCGCAGGCCTGAGGGCCAGTCCAAAATCCAACGGTTATCTGTTGAGAAGCGTCCAGGTCGCCAGCCATGCCCAAAGAAAGGGTATTGGCTCGTTCTTTTTGAGCGAAGTCCTGAAGGATCTAAACGCTGTCAACTGCTGGTGCTACCCCTACGTTCACCTTACACTCTTTTACCAGAGAGCAGGCTTTTTCAGCCCGGAGCCGACCAGTGTACCTTCTGATATCCTGGCTCCTTACCTGAGGTACCGGCAACAGGGACACACTTTCTTATTGATGGCCCGTTGCCCGAAGCGGCCTGAAATTTCTTCGTCCCGAAGCAATCGATGCTATTCGATCAATATGCAATCCCGGCCTGCCATTAACCAGCACACACCCGCTTTCTATCAGTCGTGA
- the trmJ gene encoding tRNA (cytosine(32)/uridine(32)-2'-O)-methyltransferase TrmJ, with protein sequence MSKRTASSVIQPLVTMLQNIRIILINTFHPGNIGSAARAMKTMGLSDLCLVTPQRFPAPEADSMAAGALDVLENARVFDSLDAAIADCSLVIGTSARTRTHSFSRPMLGAEACAEKLLCESRQSPVALVFGQETMGLTNSELEKCHFHTSIDANPEYPVLNVASAIQILCYEIFKASLNKENHWHGATPEQEYPLNQELEKFYEHLETTLTDINFIIQQHPGLVMTRLRRLFNRARPEAKELNMLRGILGAAQKASGNSRD encoded by the coding sequence GTGTCCAAAAGGACAGCCTCTTCTGTTATTCAACCATTGGTCACCATGCTTCAAAATATTCGCATCATCCTTATCAATACCTTCCACCCCGGCAACATAGGCTCCGCTGCCCGGGCCATGAAAACCATGGGCTTGAGTGACCTCTGCCTGGTAACACCGCAACGATTTCCCGCACCGGAGGCGGACTCCATGGCGGCCGGTGCCCTGGATGTGCTGGAAAACGCCCGGGTCTTTGACTCACTGGATGCAGCCATTGCCGATTGCTCCCTGGTCATCGGCACCAGTGCCAGAACACGCACCCATTCGTTTTCACGCCCGATGCTGGGGGCTGAAGCGTGTGCGGAGAAACTTCTCTGTGAATCCCGCCAATCACCCGTTGCCCTGGTATTTGGCCAGGAAACCATGGGCCTGACCAACAGCGAGCTGGAAAAGTGCCACTTCCATACCAGTATTGATGCGAACCCGGAGTACCCGGTACTTAATGTCGCCTCAGCCATTCAGATTCTCTGTTATGAGATCTTCAAGGCATCGCTGAATAAAGAGAACCACTGGCACGGTGCAACACCGGAACAGGAATACCCGCTGAATCAGGAGCTGGAAAAGTTCTACGAGCACCTGGAAACCACCTTGACCGACATCAATTTTATTATTCAACAGCACCCGGGGCTGGTCATGACCCGGCTGCGTCGCTTGTTCAACCGTGCCCGCCCCGAAGCCAAAGAGCTGAATATGTTGCGGGGCATTCTGGGAGCCGCCCAGAAAGCATCCGGAAACAGCCGTGACTGA
- a CDS encoding ABC transporter transmembrane domain-containing protein produces MSQTTQKQAYRWLLRQIGAARHWLLISMGLGLLNGVLLIIQASIMAGMIHQLVMEGATREVLTDDFFRVLVLVVARGACTWGREFCGFRAGACVRVEVRKLLLDKLRRLGPLVIAERPAGSWSAIVVEQVEELQEFIARYLPQMALAVMLPAIMLVVAFPRSWVVGIIFWEQRH; encoded by the coding sequence ATGAGTCAAACTACACAAAAGCAAGCCTATCGCTGGTTGTTACGGCAGATCGGGGCGGCCCGGCACTGGCTGCTGATCTCCATGGGCCTGGGTTTGCTCAATGGCGTCTTGCTGATTATTCAGGCTTCGATCATGGCAGGAATGATCCATCAGCTGGTGATGGAGGGAGCCACCCGGGAGGTGCTGACGGACGATTTTTTCCGGGTGCTGGTGTTGGTTGTTGCCCGTGGTGCCTGCACCTGGGGGCGTGAGTTTTGTGGTTTTCGGGCAGGTGCCTGTGTTCGGGTAGAAGTGCGTAAACTATTGCTGGATAAGTTACGTCGCCTTGGGCCGCTGGTGATTGCTGAGCGGCCTGCCGGTAGCTGGTCGGCGATTGTTGTGGAACAGGTGGAAGAGCTTCAGGAATTTATTGCCAGATACCTGCCTCAGATGGCTCTGGCGGTGATGTTACCGGCCATTATGCTGGTGGTTGCTTTCCCACGAAGTTGGGTAGTGGGCATTATTTTCTGGGAACAGCGCCACTGA
- a CDS encoding ATP-binding cassette domain-containing protein: MVLVGMKAAQANRKNFQALSRLGGFFLDRLQGLETLKLFQRTSFAQTQLADASEDFRIKTMQVLRLAFLSSTVLEFFASVSIALVAVFLGMSFLGHITFGGEVTLYTGLFLLLLAPEYYQPLRELGTYYHARAKAVGATEEILDILSRKESEAHHGGLSLPEAMPLTLEVKELSVSATIKSAVNPLSTNASDNKQPLLLDRLSFKIEPGTRVGIIGSSGAGKTTLINTLMGFWNYRGEIKAGGQSLADTRLDSWRKAIAWLGQQPLIIHGSVYDNISFGRAVSREHCLDALARAQGMDILANLPDGLDSVLKEQGGNLSVGQAQRIALARALVLPVRLLILDEPTASLDSVSESLVLDALDAIPDDCTVITITHRISQLKAMDQILMLEKGRLVADGSPAALARESAQYQQFISMHRNQGSLDDE, encoded by the coding sequence ATGGTTCTGGTAGGAATGAAAGCCGCACAGGCGAACCGGAAAAACTTTCAGGCACTTTCACGCCTGGGGGGCTTCTTTCTGGATCGGCTGCAAGGGTTGGAAACGCTGAAACTCTTTCAGCGAACAAGTTTTGCACAAACACAGTTAGCCGATGCCAGTGAAGACTTTCGGATAAAGACCATGCAGGTGCTCCGTCTGGCGTTTCTGTCATCAACGGTGCTGGAGTTTTTTGCTTCGGTGTCCATTGCGCTGGTGGCGGTGTTTCTGGGGATGAGTTTTCTGGGTCATATTACCTTTGGTGGTGAAGTGACACTGTATACCGGGCTGTTTCTGTTGCTGCTGGCTCCTGAGTATTATCAGCCGCTGCGGGAGCTGGGAACCTATTATCACGCCAGGGCCAAAGCGGTTGGTGCGACGGAAGAGATTCTGGACATATTATCCCGGAAAGAATCGGAGGCACACCATGGCGGGTTGTCTTTGCCAGAGGCAATGCCGCTGACTCTGGAGGTAAAAGAGCTATCCGTGTCGGCAACCATAAAGTCCGCAGTTAACCCGCTGTCGACAAACGCATCAGACAACAAACAGCCACTGTTGCTGGATCGTCTGTCGTTTAAGATCGAACCCGGAACCCGGGTCGGTATTATTGGCAGCAGCGGTGCCGGTAAAACAACGCTGATCAATACGCTGATGGGCTTCTGGAACTACCGGGGTGAAATAAAGGCAGGCGGGCAATCGCTGGCGGATACCCGGCTCGACAGCTGGCGTAAAGCGATTGCCTGGTTGGGCCAGCAGCCATTGATTATCCATGGCTCCGTTTATGACAATATTTCCTTTGGACGCGCAGTTTCCCGTGAACATTGTCTCGACGCCCTGGCCAGGGCTCAGGGTATGGATATTCTGGCAAACCTGCCGGATGGGCTGGACAGTGTCCTTAAAGAGCAGGGCGGTAACCTGTCGGTTGGTCAGGCCCAGCGGATTGCCCTGGCAAGAGCCCTGGTGTTGCCGGTGCGGTTATTAATTCTGGACGAACCGACAGCCAGCCTGGATTCTGTCAGTGAGAGCCTGGTGCTGGATGCCCTGGATGCCATACCTGACGATTGCACTGTTATCACCATTACTCACCGAATCAGCCAGCTCAAGGCCATGGATCAGATCCTGATGCTGGAAAAAGGGAGGTTGGTGGCTGACGGCTCTCCGGCAGCGCTGGCGAGGGAAAGTGCTCAGTATCAGCAGTTTATCAGTATGCATCGTAATCAGGGGAGTCTGGATGATGAATGA